GCGCTGCGGCAGGGGAGAGGGCTCCCAGATGCAGGCCAATTCCAAGCGTTGTGGCCAAGGCCGCTCTCAGAAACTTCCGTCTCATCATTCAATCTCCCTGATCGTAAAATCCATGAACGCGCCTTCGGCCATGCGGGCGCTGGCCTGGGCCAGCTCTTCGGCGGAGAGCACGCGGGTGCGGGCGGCCTGAAGCCGGATGCGGGCGGCCACGAGACGCACCAGTTCGGCGCGGGCATAGGTGTTGAGCGCGACGCTCTCCTGCACGTCCTCGGTTTCGGAAATCCGCTCGACGATGTTCGCAATACGGAAGGCGGCCTGCCTAATCGCCGCAGGGGAATTGTTGCCATAGAAGGCCGCGCCGTGCCCGGTGATTGAGAGGTTCGCATTGGCGAGAAGTGCCGGATCAATCGTGCCGAGCGCTTCGATCCCGCCGATACGGCTCAGGTAGAGATTGTAGCGTTCGGGAATGACCTGAACGTAATGCTGGGTTTCGGCAAAGGGCGGCACGCCACCATATTCGAACACCCGACCGGGTCCCGCGTTGTAGGCCGCGAGCGCATTGATGATATTGCCATCGAAGGTGTTGAGTTGGGTCGCGAGATAGCGCGCGCCGCCATGTACCTGAAGGTAGGGGCTGTCGTAGTATTCCGGGTTGATGCCGAGATCGCTGGCGGTGCCCGGCATGATCTGGGTGAGGCCGAAGGCTCCGACCGGTGACCGCGCACCGATGGTGAAGCGGCTTTCCTGCCAGATCAGGGCTTGAAGCAGCGCGCGCCACTGGACGGGCGAGAGACCCGCGCGGCCAACACCCGCAAAGCCGCTGGTTTCCTGGGCGACGCGGATGATGAGCTGCTCGATGGTCTCAGACGCGTCGCCGAACATCTGCGCACCACCGGGATTGGGATCTATCTCGCCCGTGCCATAGACCGCCGCCACCGAGCGGTCGGGATCCCCGCTGCCGCTTTCCAGTCCCGAGACCATCGCGGGCAAGCCCTGGCCGCCGAAGCTGGTCTGGGCATCGAGGATGCGTCGGAGGGTTTCCAGCTGCTCCCGTTCGATCTCGGCAATGAGTTCGCGCACGGACAGCTTGTCGGCCTGAACAGCCAAGTCTGCCTCGCGATCGCCTGTCTCGACGATGTCACGCGCGGTCAGCCCACTGTCATTGGTCGGCACGCCTTGAGACAAGGCGAGACCGGGCAGCAGGCAAAACGCGAGGATATGAGGCAGGCTAGACGTCAACGTCGCCCTCCGGCGCGCCGAGCGGTGCGAAGTGGCAATCCTGGGCTGTCGCTGCCGTCGAGGCGAGAAAGGAAAAGCAATTGGCCTGCGGCTCCCGATACTGTGTGCAGGAGGCCAGCGCGCCGAGCGCAGCCAAAGCGATAAGATTACGGATCATGAATGCCTCCAAAAATCTGGGCGGTCGCGGTAATCGGCGCCGACGAGCGCCTCGCCTTTCTCCATGCCGCCGAGGATGGTGAGATTGGGCCCGAGAGCACTGAGATCGGCATCGACCACGATCGAGCCCTGATCGTCGCGGATCAGCGCCAAACGGCTGTTGCTGCCCGTGTTGAGAAGGACGTCGAGCTCCTTCTCCGTGAGGTTCAGCATGGCGTAGTCCGCAGGCTGCGCGCGGATATTGGGCAGCAGGATCTGCGTCGGAACGGCTTCGACGATGGTCTTTCCGGTCCGGGTGCGCTCGAGCTGGCTCGCGTATTGCGTCATCATCACCGCGACGGTGTTCTGCTTGCGCGCGGTCACCAGCCAGTTCGACAGCCGCTCGGCGAAATACGCGTTGTCGAGCGCCTTCCAGGCCTCGTCGATCACGATGATGGTGGGGCGGTGATCCTCGATCTCGCGCTCGACCCGGCGGAAAAGATAGGAGAGAACCGCCATCCGCTCCTTGTCGGCCTCGCTGTCGAGAATGCCGGTCAGATCGAAGCCCACCACTTCGCCTTTGAGCGAGAACGTGTCCTCGAGGCTCTGTCCGAAAATCCAGCCATAGCGGCCGTCTTCGGTCCACTCGAGTAGGCGCTGGTGCAGATCGCCGCCATCATCGGTGGACACAAAAAGCGACGCGAAATCCCGCCAGTTCCGCAGGGCCGGATTGGTGGCCTGGGCATTCTGGCGCACGACCTCCTGGATGCGGTTGGTCTGCGCCGGGGTCAGGGGTTTGTCAGCGCGGTAGAGCAGGGTGGCAAGCCAGTCCGAGAGCCAGGCGGTGCCGCGGGCATCGGTCTCTGTCCAGAGCGGGTTGAGGCCCGTGGGCTGACCGGCGTTCAGAGACGCGTAGCGCCCGCCATTGGCGCGGACCGCCATCTCCATACCAAGACGGTAATCGAAGACGAAGATCCGCGCGCCTGCGCGACGGGCTTGCGTCATCAGAAAGGCGGACAGCACCGATTTGCCCGACCCGGGCCGACCCATGATCAGGGTATGCCCGCTGGTCGGTTCTTTGTCCGGGCTGCCCTGCTCGTGATAGGAAAACCGATAGGCGCTCTGCTCGGGCGTGGGCAAATAGGTGATGACCCGGCCCCATGGGGTTTTCGCGGCGGGTTTGCCGAGCTGTGTCCGGTGAAAGGCCGCAAAATCCGCGAAGTTGCGATTGGTGACGGCGCTGGCACGCACGCGCTTGGGCTGGTTGCCGGGATGCTGGCTGAGGTAATGGG
This genomic window from Sagittula sp. P11 contains:
- a CDS encoding lytic transglycosylase domain-containing protein, translating into MPTNDSGLTARDIVETGDREADLAVQADKLSVRELIAEIEREQLETLRRILDAQTSFGGQGLPAMVSGLESGSGDPDRSVAAVYGTGEIDPNPGGAQMFGDASETIEQLIIRVAQETSGFAGVGRAGLSPVQWRALLQALIWQESRFTIGARSPVGAFGLTQIMPGTASDLGINPEYYDSPYLQVHGGARYLATQLNTFDGNIINALAAYNAGPGRVFEYGGVPPFAETQHYVQVIPERYNLYLSRIGGIEALGTIDPALLANANLSITGHGAAFYGNNSPAAIRQAAFRIANIVERISETEDVQESVALNTYARAELVRLVAARIRLQAARTRVLSAEELAQASARMAEGAFMDFTIREIE
- a CDS encoding type IV secretion system DNA-binding domain-containing protein, translating into MPRDDARGAALDARTMTPDWYARETRLAHMLPYVSLVDDQTVRTRVNELFRCIRLEGINSYTTDDAYLDKVTALFARIVAQLGPEFSYYVHKVSKAIKPDLDPIREDSFAGEVDRRWRAKLETSGLRDKTLTLTVIHRPPPKSLLPHLGRSAPDRLREETRKRLQRLGEAVNVFLSGLTDLKPRLLSAASGELVGFLGALNTGTELPLYPANTYGFLSFNVANTRVTFQGDHFELSEGVVGHRYGKSFTIGEYSEGTSCTMFDMLNLPVDMIVTQSFTPINSNLMAGRIKRQKRQMQASQDAALSLMEALDIAGDDLEAKRQSFGEHHMVVTLFCDTLDELQTLSAEIVNAAATEGVKMIGERVAAKAHYLSQHPGNQPKRVRASAVTNRNFADFAAFHRTQLGKPAAKTPWGRVITYLPTPEQSAYRFSYHEQGSPDKEPTSGHTLIMGRPGSGKSVLSAFLMTQARRAGARIFVFDYRLGMEMAVRANGGRYASLNAGQPTGLNPLWTETDARGTAWLSDWLATLLYRADKPLTPAQTNRIQEVVRQNAQATNPALRNWRDFASLFVSTDDGGDLHQRLLEWTEDGRYGWIFGQSLEDTFSLKGEVVGFDLTGILDSEADKERMAVLSYLFRRVEREIEDHRPTIIVIDEAWKALDNAYFAERLSNWLVTARKQNTVAVMMTQYASQLERTRTGKTIVEAVPTQILLPNIRAQPADYAMLNLTEKELDVLLNTGSNSRLALIRDDQGSIVVDADLSALGPNLTILGGMEKGEALVGADYRDRPDFWRHS